The Rhea pennata isolate bPtePen1 chromosome Z, bPtePen1.pri, whole genome shotgun sequence genome includes a region encoding these proteins:
- the SHLD3 gene encoding shieldin complex subunit 3: MEMVLHYRPHQTDLIKLQKFAEAAVKEFPIRPLPRFTPWFPNNLYRLPLKPKRQPPVISCEEAEELKQLSTASEYIVGSPDYDCTKNLLEFQSNIRHGQTSIQAQTVHRPINLENQEEPPSNGKQKLKRSWSVSLPSIKIKEEILPLSQELQNILERLKLHVFHRAKWTIEQSVCNDQTLEDIWIKLNRLIKQNELPSCNATIQRSVGQIWIFCDILYCEYIRNILRERLSLTDKMNLLVHKFGVIFRL, from the coding sequence ATGGAAATGGTCTTGCATTATCGACCACACCAGACAGATctaataaaactgcaaaaatttgcagaagcagcagtgaagGAGTTTCCCATTCGTCCGTTACCAAGATTTACACCCTGGTTTCCAAATAATTTGTACAGACTTCCCCTCAAACCCAAAAGGCAGCCACCTGTTATCTCTTGTGAGGAGGCAGAAGAACTGAAACAACTTTCTACAGCTTCAGAATATATTGTAGGATCTCCTGATTATGACTGCACAAAAAATCTACTTGAGTTTCAGTCTAACATCAGACACGGGCAGACTTCAATCCAAGCTCAAACTGTCCACAGACCAATTAACTTGGAGAACCAAGAAGAACCACCATCTAAcggaaaacaaaaattgaaaaggTCTTGGAGTGTCTCTCTCCCTAGCATTAAGATCAAAGAAGAGATTCTTCCTTTGTCTCAAGAACTGcagaatattttggaaagacTGAAACTGCATGTATTTCACAGAGCAAAGTGGACAATCGAACAGTCTGTTTGTAATGATCAAACTTTGGAGGACATCTGGATAAAACTGAATAGGCTCATCAAACAGAATGAGTTGCCATCTTGCAATGCTACAATCCAAAGATCGGTGGGACAGATATGGATTTTCTGTGATATATTATACTGTgaatatattagaaatattcttAGGGAAAGGCTAAGCCTTACTGATAAAATGAATTTGCTTGTGCATAAATTTGGAGTTATTTTTAGGTTATAA